The Mangifera indica cultivar Alphonso chromosome 12, CATAS_Mindica_2.1, whole genome shotgun sequence DNA window CTAATagaaaaaatacatatttatatatattatcatatgattaagtgttattttatttttaatttaaaattatttaatcacttgatatatttaaaataagtatgcataattttattttaaatttaaactctctATTATTGTTAGAATACCATGAAGTGTCATTTAAATATAacttatctaatttaaattattaattaaataattaattataacgtatttataataatttatgtgagtattttaattgtgtattataattatactttagaattatttattagataatgaTTATAGGTtatgattatatgaataattaattaattaattttattatgtgaaaaccaatttttacatatttaatataatttataattatttaaatataaataattttaatctaattataactgtttgatataattttgaaaaattgattatttgtgttaaaatttctaatatgtcgaatacttttaatttttggattaaAGCAAATTAGCAAAGGATATATCATTTTACAGTAAAATTGCTGAAGCCATATGAACTGTGATAATTAGAATGATTGGCTTGTGAGGACagttttattatctttattattattattattattattacaatgaTACTAGGTGCACAAAAAATTTGGTATCAAAATtagtatctatatatatatatatatatatatatatatatatatatatatatatatatatatatatataattccttttccatatcattatttaaattgTCCCATTCCACATTAGTTGATACTAATTTTGATAGTAAAATTCTGatacatttaataattttattattattactattattattttacttaataataaaaaaaaaatattgtacattgaagatgaagaataaaacaaaattacgtATATTGTTATCAACAAAAATTCTCCTTATCATAAAGTAGACAAAACTTGTAGAATACTTGGTGAAAAGACTATGGGAACATGATGATCCTGATAATATCGTacattgaagatgaagaataCTGTATTAGAATAATACAACGATCAATCTTCACTGAAAAGTCTCCCTCTTCAGACTTTGTCTCTTTAAATACACCATTAATCAACTTGTTCACATATCCCCACATTGCTTTTACATGTTCCATGGCTTCCAACTTCCTCAAACTCCTCCTTTTTCTCTTCCTCCATTGCCTTCTTCTCACTGCTTCTTCATCCAATCAAATTCCCAAGGTACTTTTTTAACtaagtaaattatatatatgcatttgcTTCCACCATTTTCTTGGCAAGCAAACagataattttctttcttttaagaTTGAATTACTTTCATGTTGGTTTTGTCAGCCTTATGTTGTTTATATGGGGAGTTCATCCAATATTGAAAATGGAGATGGTGAATTTACAGAGTCAGCTCATTTACAACTATTATCTTCCATTATTCCAAGGTGAAGTGTtttgattaatcaaattttaatttcctttattttagATAACTTTATTAATGGGTTTAATGTATTTATAGCAGTAAAAAGAGTGATAGAATATCCTTAATCCACCATTACAAGCATGCTTTCAAGGGCTTCTCTGCAATGCTCACAGAGAAAGAAGCTTCTCTATTATCgggtaattaattaactaattctctatttatattaatttaatcatcactcaataataaataaatgagttgCTCACTCACTTTCATCATCAGAAACCTTTTTCATCACACATGGAATCACCATAATTGATCTTAAATGTcaatgcataaattataaaataaattctataacataaacaAACCCCATCAAAATCTATCCATTATCATAAActtgtaatattaatattaaaacaagGAAGATGATGCATAATCTgtagtattaatttattattaaagattgGTGATGAGGTAAAATTGTGAAAGGTGCAGAGGTTGAAGGGATAGTGTCGGTGTTCCCTGATAGGGTTCTTCAACTTCATACAACACGTTCTTGGGATTTCTTGGAGGAGGCAGCAGCCCAACCAAGCATCAGCACCTGGGCCAGCTACAATTATCATAAACACTCTTCTGATGTCATAATAGGTGTTATTGACACAGGTGCAAGTtgttacatttatttattttaattttctttctcttaatttttttaattataaaatatatatatatatatatatatatatatatatatatatatatatatatatatatatatattataataaagataaatccCATGTGCACATGATCCCATGTATCATTtacactattttattttatttgatgctctctaaaaagatatattaaagatttaaatgaataaatttatattgttttctttatttttgaataagaatttttattagtttaagagttgttaataatttttcttgtaaagtgtaaaataaaataatttaaataatcataacACAAATTGTTATCTTATAATGGTTCATATTAGTGGCCTCTCCTCACTTGCACTAAAATTCCGGAATTTTGCTTACAATGAACTTCTagatcaaatataattatttaaattattaataatatttttttaaattaataattaaacattgaaaagaattgttcatatttttttatatgcattgattttGGGTCCAGGGATCTGGCCCGAATCTGAGAGTTTCAAGGATCAAGGACTGGGTGAAATCCCTGCAAGATGGAAGGGTGTTTGCATGGAATCACGTGACTTCAAGAAATCCAATTGTAACAGGCAAGTAATTAATCCTAAATCCTgattctttatttataaaaattttaattaatagtttaacaacaaattaatcaaaattcataatCTTCTAATTACTTCTACAGGAAGCTAATTGGAGCAAGATTCTACAAGACACTATCCACCTCCAAAAGGACTGCTGGTTCTCCAAGGGACTTTATTGGCCATGGAACTCACACAGCCTCCACTGCAGCTGGCGCTCGCGTAGCCAACGCAAGCTACTTCGGCTTGGCAAGAGGCACTGCACGTGGTGGCTCGCCTTCCTCCAGGATTGCAAGCTACCAGGCCTGCTCAGAATCAGGGTGCTCAGGCGCAACCCTTTTGAAGGCAATTGATGATGCAGTGGAAGATGGAGTTGACATCATTTCAATCTCCATTGGAATGAGTTCACTGTTTCAATCCGATTACTTGAGTGACCCCATTGCCATTGGAGCCTTTCATGCTGAACAAAATGGAGTTATGGTTGTTTGTTCAGCTGGAAATGATGGACCTGACCCTTCAACAGTTGTCAACACAGCTCCATGGGTGCTCACGGTTGCAGCTTCTACTATTGACAGGAATTTTGAATCTACTATTGTTCTTGGAAATGGAAAAACAATCCAAGTAAGATAGCTTTCATtagcttcaaattttaattttgaaattatatattaagaaaatctTGTCTTCCTTACAGGGGCCTGCCATTAGTTTGTCAAATCTTTCTCACACAAAGACTTATCCCCTTGCATTTGGAAAGGATATTGCAGCTTACTTCACCCCTGAAGCTGAAgcaaagtaatttttttctctattttacaATAGTTAGTAAGTTCATTTGATATTTGAGAAGAGAAGTTTGCCATAAAATGCAGGGATTGTCGTCCAGGATCATTAGATGCAAAGAAAGTGGAAGGCAAGATCATTGTGTGCCTAGACAATGATCCAAGCATTCCAaggagaataaaaaaattagtggcAGAGGATGCTAAAGCCAAAGGCCTAATATTTGTTAATGAGGAAGAGAAAGGTGTTCCTTTTGATTCAGGCATATTTCCATTCTCACAAGTTGGCAACTCAGACTGGTATCAAATCGTCAAGTACATCAATTCTACCAAGTAAGCTTCTTGTTTATTTTCGCCTCAATTCTATGCAACTCTTTGTGAGAAGGCACTACTGGAATTCTGGCCTGTGCCAACACAGATACAGCACCGAAGATACCTAtctaatttgttttcatttgcTTTTATATAGGAATCCAACTGCCACAATCCTGTCAACAGTCGATGTTCCAAAGTACAACCCAGCACCAGTTGTTGCATATTTCTCATCAAGAGGTCCAGGAGCCTTCACAGAAAACATTCTCAAGGTTATCTATGCATATATATAGATCGTGTTAATATGTACTATAAATATACATGTCTGACATTGATTAATTTGGCAGCCTGACGTAGCAGCACCAGGCGTTGCAATTTTAGCTGCAATTGTTCCAAAAGAAGGGACTACTCCGAATGGTAACAAGCCTGCAAATTATGGTTTAGGATCTGGTACATCCATGGCTTGTCCACATGTCACTGGCTCTGCCGCTTTCATTAAATCACTGCATCCTGATTGGACTTCTTCCATGATCAAATCAGCTCTTATGACAACAGGTAAACTTCTTTTTAAAGCtagaaaaatttatcaatcatgttattagtaatctttttatataatcgatcatcagtttctttttttatttgtgatcATCAGCAACCTATTATGATAACATTGGAAAGCCAATAAATAACAGCTCGGGCAATTCTGCAAATCCACACGAAATGGGAGTTGGAGAAATTAGCCCACTTAAAGCTCTTAATCCAGGATTAGTATTCGAAACAACAACAAAAGATTACCTCAGATTCCTTTGTTATTACGGTTACtctaacaaaataatcaaatcaatggCAAACACCAACTTTAACTGCTCAAAAAACTCCATTGACAAGCTCATCTCCAACATAAACTACCCTTCAATCTCCATAGACAACATTGAAAGGAACAAAGCTGTTAGAACCGTCAGAAGAACAGTGACAAACGTTGGCTCGACGAATGCGACATACACTGCAAGCGTCCAAGCTCCCTCAGGATTAGTAGTGAATGTATATCCAAAGAAGATTAGCTTTGGTAAGGATGTAAAGAGGGCTTCTTTCAAAGTTTCATTCAACAGCAAGGAGGCCAGTAGTGGTTATAATTTTGGCTCAATAACATGGTGGGAGGGTCGACGCAATTCTGTTCGTATTGTGTTTGCAGTGAATGTTGAATAATGAAGTTTATGAAGTTGTTAGGAGGATAACAGTGGTTGAGTGTCCTGaaaattttatgtgttttttttattgttttcagtGTAGCCATTGATACTTTGTGCACTAATCCCATTCATTAATTTACTAATCTTATCATTGACAAAAGTGAttgtttttcttgaaaaatcatatcGTAAATCCAAACtttctgaattcaaataacTCCTTACAAAATTCATATCACCACTATACAATAATCTCCACCTTGACTCAAATTTGCCAACACAAATAAAACTACGGCCATCAACAAATTTCTCCGCTTCTTTCACAAGAGCCTCTAAGGAAAAACCCTAATATTAAATACCAATTAAGTTCAAGCAATACTTTGAACTTTTTGATAAGCAATGACTTGGTGATTCCAATTTTCTTGTTGGAAATTATTCTTTGTCGAATACTTACTAACCaaatgatatttgatatttttatgtttgactCTCTCTTTTTACGTTTGATCTTCGGCTAAAAAATTTGCACTTTTACTAACACATTAAGATTGATGAAGCCGTTGGAAAACAACTTATAATTTAGTATCCACCTTCAGAATTTCAAAGAGTAGATGTACTGATAAAAGCTCTAGTTAATGCTCGATTTGAAATATTGTGAAACAAGCTTTGTGTCTATCATATTGAGCAATGcctaggaaaaaaaatttaatctaaactcAATTTAATAGCAGAAGGTTACCTTAAAGAAAATCAGCTGCGAAGTAGCTCTCGTAGTGAGTGAAAGGGTAAAAGATGAGCTCTCAGAGTTCTGCTTAAGGAAGGATGTTGAGCTGAAGTGAGTTGTTGCAGTAGCTACTAAGTTGAGCGAAGCTGCTGCAAGTCATTGAACTGTAGCCATGGATTATTGCTGATGAAACATAAACTGTGATTAATTTCCTTTCTCTTCAAGTTTCTTCAGTTTTGAACTTCAAagtgtaaataaaaaatgaagttttatcaaataaacttaTGAATTACGAAATCAAACATCTGGTGTCAAAAAAATCTTTCTTGACAAGCAAAAGCCAACCTCAAGTGTAAAGTGGCTGCTGAGGTGGATAGTCATCATCATGTACGTGTCGATATCGCATATATCCAAATCAAAAACTAGAATCAGCAACGACCATTGGATCTTCACCGCCTCTTCCCTCTACAAAACCAATTCGCGTACCCAAAGCTGTCTTTCTTCAACCTTCCTCGCTTGCTTCTTCTGAAACCCAGAAGAGAGAAGGAAGAAGACGAGCTTTGGGAAGAGAAAGGATCTTCACTTCTTGTTCCGTACAGGTGGGTACCTGAATATTCTTTCAAAATTCTCTCTTTTATGTTTTGGTTCTGACTTAGTTTCGTCCATGTGTTCTCTTATTTTCTTGACTTGGTTGTGAATTATCTTTGTCTAAATGAGTTAAAGCTTGAGTTTTTGTTTACGGTTTTTGAATTGCTTTGTcgattttgaattttgaattgtGTGGATGACTTGAAGTTGGGTGATTTAgttatttgtaattaattatatgtaaatattctTGTTAATTCTTTCGTGTTGTTTTTTTCTGAGCTAcgttttttttatgttttcttgaatttaatttgtcGCTCGAATTTTTTTCTTGCGCTGAATTTGACTTTAAGGTGATTTGTGATTTGGGTTTgtgatccttttttttttcctttcaaagaTCGTACgatttaaaaactcattttagCTGTATATATTGTcaagtattaattttttcatttatgtaCAAATATTTTTACCATGGGTTTATGTAGGTGATCTTTGCTAATTACAGCGTTTTAGTTCTTGATTTgctagggtttcatttttttcaccGTTTAAACTTATTGGAACTGGGTGGCAATAGTGAATGATATAGGCCATTATAGTGCATTGAGGATTGCTTTGGAAACTATCAGAAGTGCTTTTTATTATGTCAAAAATGTTTTAGTCTCCATGCTCTGGTGTTTCTGCTGAAGTGATAGccctttttttaaaaacttaaaaaaaaatggtataaAAAGGATAATCTTTTGAAGTATTGTTTAGAAAAGAAGTTGATGTGCACTTTAGCGAAGCATGTTTAACAGGATTATGTATATTaagttttatctattttaatattagactTACCATCTCCCTGTTTCAAATTGCTAATCTGATTGCTTGTTTAGATAGTAATTATGATAAGTAAATGTATCTCCTTCTCTTCTTACGTCTTAGTACGTTCTCATAGTCTCTTTCTATATTTTGCGCCAATATGGTggtttgaaaatgttaaattcaTTTCTGTTTATGATGTGTACGTAAACAGGGGTCTATCTCTGCTTTgtgtttcaaattaaatttgaagaattcttacAAATCTAGATCCAATGCCTGCCCTAAATATGAAGGCTAAATCCAGCATTTCTGTAAAAGAAATAAGTTGTCTCCGTGTTGCTGGGAAGTCGAGTAAAATCTCCAAGACTTCAGGTTCTGTAGTCCGATTGTTTTATGAAACAGTGGACTTGGATAAATcgattcaaaattttcaaaatggtAAGCCTTTGAAGCTTCATGTATGCAtgtgaaaaaactaaaatgagataaaataattcTCTTATTGCTAAACCACTTAGGTTAGTCTGTCCTAGTTTCTAGTTACAATGGAAAATTCTTATAGGGTGTAAATGTGGCTCTGGTTGGTCTGATACTGTTAATGAGACTTACCACCATTTGATTGAATATGCTTGATGTAGGTTCTAGCAAAATTGAATTATCTGCCACAGAAGATAGAAGTAATGAAGTTATTCTGAAAATGCATCATGATGGAGAATATCCATCTTGCCAAAAACAATTTTCCTGTGCTGAAGATCCTATTTCCATTGAAAGAATAGTAAGTAGTTATCATCAATACCTACATGCATATGATAGTCGGgctacaaaattttgaaatttagagCCTTGAATTCTTGCTTATCTCTTCTCAGTATGTCATAGTTTATACTGTTTGGAATGATATGTTGTATTTTCTTGAACACTGGCTGAATCACATGGGTGTCAGATTTGAGTAATGATTAGATAccgaaaaataattttaataattgcaTCTGGAACTGAGATTGCTAGTTATAATCTCTCTGTTTTCACcaaaattcctttttctttctccttcccctcaatattaaaatttctagtTTAAGATATAAGAAATGTGATACAGTTATGAGACTTTGTTGCTTTATTGTTTTtgactaatattaatttattattctaatGATTTTTCCATTAACTTGCCTGAGTATCATCTAGATAGTGATCATGGTGGCAGTATCAGTCCTAAGCTTTAGCAGAAGCTTCTCTTCCTCTGGGCATATCATTACCTGAAAAACACACtctaattttacttatttattcaGCTAAAGCTGTTGCAACTAAATCCTTTGGTTATTTTCGTCTGTTTTATTGGTAGGATTTTCCAATTTTCACATGCTCCATTAATCCCGAAGCAATACTCTCTCCTCTTATCGATGGCAGTGGCATTCATCTCAAGTCAAGTGCTCAGGATCATGAAGGTAACAGCTAGGGTTGTCAAACTCCTTCCTCATGCATTTTTTGTATTGGCTTGTTCCACTATCATCTGGTTTACAAAACACTGTTCCCTTTTGGATATGTAGCCTTCTTGTGCTTTGAGTAAACTAGTGGAaagttgttattatttgatACCTGATTGATTGCGTTTTCTCTGacattattatacatatttttatgtcaTACTATGCTTAGAGTGTGAAGATGGTACTATGGTTCCGGAAATTACAGCTGGTGGCTATGATAGTTGGAGCAGTTTGTCTTCCAGTGATCCAACTTCTAATGTTTCAGATTCTCATATCTCTGACACGAGTGTACCTGTATCCATTGGAGGGTTTACTGAATTTGATGATATTCTAACCGATTTCTTATTCACTGAGCCAGATTATGCTGGGCAAAATCTGATTCTTGATATGACAGTGGAATGTATGAAGTTGCCTGCCCTTGAGGAGGAACCAGTAGAGAAAATGAATATTCATTTTCATGGATCCTGTGAAGATCTTTTGGAGACCTTCAAATATTCATGGTTCCATCCAGTGAGCCAGCAGATGAGACCCAATCATCACGAAATTGATGTCAACTCTAATTCTGTTGATTTAAATGAAGCAGATTTTGATCCACAATTGTTCATTAGAAATTGTCTGAACTTCTCTGAAGAGGAAGCTGACCTTTTGCCAGTGTTGGTGTACAAGGAGACGAGCACAAGGAAGCATATAACATTAGTTCTTGATTTGGATGGTAAGAGAATTGCTTTTCTGGTTTATTGTATTAATGCTATGTACATTTTAGTAATGATTtatgtgatttaaatttgattatatgatttaCCAGCAAAGGAGCTTATTGAGTCATTGACATTCTTTTGATGTCAGCAAAAGGAATTGAGTTAATCCCCTTTGTTACTTTATCATGTGGTCAAATGT harbors:
- the LOC123193137 gene encoding uncharacterized protein LOC123193137 isoform X3 codes for the protein MPALNMKAKSSISVKEISCLRVAGKSSKISKTSGSVVRLFYETVDLDKSIQNFQNGSSKIELSATEDRSNEVILKMHHDGEYPSCQKQFSCAEDPISIERIDFPIFTCSINPEAILSPLIDGSGIHLKSSAQDHEECEDGTMVPEITAGGYDSWSSLSSSDPTSNVSDSHISDTSVPVSIGGFTEFDDILTDFLFTEPDYAGQNLILDMTVECMKLPALEEEPVEKMNIHFHGSCEDLLETFKYSWFHPVSQQMRPNHHEIDVNSNSVDLNEADFDPQLFIRNCLNFSEEEADLLPVLVYKETSTRKHITLVLDLDETLVHSTMEPCDNADFTLQVSFDMKDHTVYVRKRPFLQTFLERVAEMFEVVVFTASQSIYAEQLLDMLDPEKKCFGCK
- the LOC123193137 gene encoding CTD small phosphatase-like protein 3 isoform X2 — encoded protein: MHHDGEYPSCQKQFSCAEDPISIERIDFPIFTCSINPEAILSPLIDGSGIHLKSSAQDHEECEDGTMVPEITAGGYDSWSSLSSSDPTSNVSDSHISDTSVPVSIGGFTEFDDILTDFLFTEPDYAGQNLILDMTVECMKLPALEEEPVEKMNIHFHGSCEDLLETFKYSWFHPVSQQMRPNHHEIDVNSNSVDLNEADFDPQLFIRNCLNFSEEEADLLPVLVYKETSTRKHITLVLDLDETLVHSTMEPCDNADFTLQVSFDMKDHTVYVRKRPFLQTFLERVAEMFEVVVFTASQSIYAEQLLDMLDPEKKYISQRLFRESCIFSDDSYTKDLTVFGVDLSKIAIIDNSPQVFRLQVNNGIPIESWFDDPSDSALISLIPFLETLANVDDVRPIIAKKFGMKE
- the LOC123193136 gene encoding CO(2)-response secreted protease-like isoform X2 — its product is MMILIISYIEDEEYCIRIIQRSIFTEKSPSSDFVSLNTPLINLFTYPHIAFTCSMASNFLKLLLFLFLHCLLLTASSSNQIPKPYVVYMGSSSNIENGDGEFTESAHLQLLSSIIPSKKSDRISLIHHYKHAFKGFSAMLTEKEASLLSEVEGIVSVFPDRVLQLHTTRSWDFLEEAAAQPSISTWASYNYHKHSSDVIIGVIDTGIWPESESFKDQGLGEIPARWKGVCMESRDFKKSNCNRKLIGARFYKTLSTSKRTAGSPRDFIGHGTHTASTAAGARVANASYFGLARGTARGGSPSSRIASYQACSESGCSGATLLKAIDDAVEDGVDIISISIGMSSLFQSDYLSDPIAIGAFHAEQNGVMVVCSAGNDGPDPSTVVNTAPWVLTVAASTIDRNFESTIVLGNGKTIQGPAISLSNLSHTKTYPLAFGKDIAAYFTPEAEAKDCRPGSLDAKKVEGKIIVCLDNDPSIPRRIKKLVAEDAKAKGLIFVNEEEKGVPFDSGIFPFSQVGNSDWYQIVKYINSTKNPTATILSTVDVPKYNPAPVVAYFSSRGPGAFTENILKPDVAAPGVAILAAIVPKEGTTPNGNKPANYGLGSGTSMACPHVTGSAAFIKSLHPDWTSSMIKSALMTTATYYDNIGKPINNSSGNSANPHEMGVGEISPLKALNPGLVFETTTKDYLRFLCYYGYSNKIIKSMANTNFNCSKNSIDKLISNINYPSISIDNIERNKAVRTVRRTVTNVGSTNATYTASVQAPSGLVVNVYPKKISFGKDVKRASFKVSFNSKEASSGYNFGSITWWEGRRNSVRIVFAVNVE
- the LOC123193137 gene encoding probable C-terminal domain small phosphatase isoform X1; translated protein: MPALNMKAKSSISVKEISCLRVAGKSSKISKTSGSVVRLFYETVDLDKSIQNFQNGSSKIELSATEDRSNEVILKMHHDGEYPSCQKQFSCAEDPISIERIDFPIFTCSINPEAILSPLIDGSGIHLKSSAQDHEECEDGTMVPEITAGGYDSWSSLSSSDPTSNVSDSHISDTSVPVSIGGFTEFDDILTDFLFTEPDYAGQNLILDMTVECMKLPALEEEPVEKMNIHFHGSCEDLLETFKYSWFHPVSQQMRPNHHEIDVNSNSVDLNEADFDPQLFIRNCLNFSEEEADLLPVLVYKETSTRKHITLVLDLDETLVHSTMEPCDNADFTLQVSFDMKDHTVYVRKRPFLQTFLERVAEMFEVVVFTASQSIYAEQLLDMLDPEKKYISQRLFRESCIFSDDSYTKDLTVFGVDLSKIAIIDNSPQVFRLQVNNGIPIESWFDDPSDSALISLIPFLETLANVDDVRPIIAKKFGMKE
- the LOC123193136 gene encoding CO(2)-response secreted protease-like isoform X1 codes for the protein MMILIISYIEDEEYCIRIIQRSIFTEKSPSSDFVSLNTPLINLFTYPHIAFTCSMASNFLKLLLFLFLHCLLLTASSSNQIPKPYVVYMGSSSNIENGDGEFTESAHLQLLSSIIPSSKKSDRISLIHHYKHAFKGFSAMLTEKEASLLSEVEGIVSVFPDRVLQLHTTRSWDFLEEAAAQPSISTWASYNYHKHSSDVIIGVIDTGIWPESESFKDQGLGEIPARWKGVCMESRDFKKSNCNRKLIGARFYKTLSTSKRTAGSPRDFIGHGTHTASTAAGARVANASYFGLARGTARGGSPSSRIASYQACSESGCSGATLLKAIDDAVEDGVDIISISIGMSSLFQSDYLSDPIAIGAFHAEQNGVMVVCSAGNDGPDPSTVVNTAPWVLTVAASTIDRNFESTIVLGNGKTIQGPAISLSNLSHTKTYPLAFGKDIAAYFTPEAEAKDCRPGSLDAKKVEGKIIVCLDNDPSIPRRIKKLVAEDAKAKGLIFVNEEEKGVPFDSGIFPFSQVGNSDWYQIVKYINSTKNPTATILSTVDVPKYNPAPVVAYFSSRGPGAFTENILKPDVAAPGVAILAAIVPKEGTTPNGNKPANYGLGSGTSMACPHVTGSAAFIKSLHPDWTSSMIKSALMTTATYYDNIGKPINNSSGNSANPHEMGVGEISPLKALNPGLVFETTTKDYLRFLCYYGYSNKIIKSMANTNFNCSKNSIDKLISNINYPSISIDNIERNKAVRTVRRTVTNVGSTNATYTASVQAPSGLVVNVYPKKISFGKDVKRASFKVSFNSKEASSGYNFGSITWWEGRRNSVRIVFAVNVE